A region of the Nocardia nova SH22a genome:
TGTTCGGCAACATGGACCGGATGCACTGGTATCTGGACCGGGTGCATTCGATGTTCACCCGGTTGCTCACCTTCGGTATGCCGACCGTCGCGGCCCTCAACGGGCACGCCTTCGGCGCCGGCGCCATGCTCGCCACCTCACAGGACTTCCGGGTGATGCGCGCCGATCGCGGGTACTGGTGCCTGCCGGAGGTGCATCTGGGCATGCCGTTCACGGTGGCGATGAACGCGCTGGTCACCGAGCGGCTGACCAACCAGGTCGCGCTCGAGGCGATGACCACCGGCCGCCGCTACGGCGCCGCCGACGCCATCGCGGCCGGAATCGTGGATCAGCAGGCCGACGCCGACCGGGTGCTGGCCGACGCGGTCGCGCGGGCCGCCGCGCTGGCGGGTAATCGCAAGCCCAATCTGCCCGTGATCAAGCGTGCCCTGCACCACCGGGCGCTCGTGGGGCTGAACACCGCGACCACCCCGGAGAACCTGGCCTTCGGCTGACGACCCGATGATCATCGCGTGGCATTCGGTGCGAGACTGGGTGCCATGCCACGCAGCGCGGACGACCGTATCGCGGCGGCCGACGACGCCGTGTCGGCCGCCGAACCGGAGCTGATCGCACTCTCGCATTCCATTCACGCCGAACCGGAGCTGGCCTTCGCCGAATTCCGCAGCGTGCACAAGACGCTGATCCCGCTGCGGGAGCGCGGCTTCCACATCGAGACGCCGGTCGCCGATCTGGACACCGCCTTCGTCGCCACCTACGGCAGCGGTGAACTGGTGGTCGGCATCTGCGCCGAATACGACGCACTGCCCGAGATCGGGCACGCCTGCGGGCACAACATCATCGCCGCGTCTGCGGTGGGCGCCGCGCTGGCGCTGGCCGCGGTGGCGGACCGGTGTGCGATCACCGTGAAGGTGTTCGGCACCCCGGCCGAGGAGAGCGGCGGCGGCAAGGTCCTGATGCTCGAGCGCGGGGTGTTCGACGGCGTCGCGATGGCGATGATGGTGCATCCCGGGCCGTTCGACATCGTGGCCGCCCGCTCACTGGCGCTGGCGGATCTGTCGGTGACCTTCCACGGCCGCGAGGCCCACGCCAGCGCCGCGCCCGAATACGGCCGCAACGCCGGTGACGCGGCCACGGTCGCGCAGGTCGCGCTGGGGTTGCTGCGTCAGCATCTGCGGCCCGGCCAGCAGCTGCACGGTATAGTCGAATCGGGTGGTGTTGCCCCGAATATCGTGCCCGGCTTTGCGGAATTGCTGTACTACCTGAGGGCGGACGATTCCGCATCCCTCGACGATCTGCGACAGCGCGCCTCGGCCTGTTTCGAGGCGGGAGCGCTGGCGACCGGATGTACCCATGAGATCCGGGCGCTCGCGCCCACGTATACCGAGCTCACACCGGACCCCGCACTACTCTGTGTCTACCGCGAGCAGATCATCGGTATGGGCCGCACGCCGCTGGCGCCGGAGCTCGAGGCGGCGCGGCCGCTCGGCAGCACGGATATGGGCAATGTCACGAACGCCATTCCCGGAATTCATCCGGTGATCGGCATCGAGGCGAACGGCGCGGTGACCCATCAGCGGGAATTCGCTGCGGCGGCCGTGACGTCCTCGGCGGATCTCGCCGTGATCGACGGGGCACGGGCCCTGGCACGGACCGCGATCCGGATCGCGGGCGATCAATTTCACAGGGACAGGTTGTTGGGGCGCAGTATTCGGCGACAGGAGGATATTCGGTGAGCACGATCGGCCGGTCACCGGCGGGCCGCGAGGACGATGCCGCGGAGGGTGACTCCGCGGGTACCGGCACTCCCATTTCGGCGAGCCGCCAGACGACCACGGGTCTGTCCGGGCGCACGTCCGGTTCCGCGGCGGGGCCCGAGGCGGGCACCTGTCGTCACACCGGCCTCGCGACCGGACGGCAGACCGAGGTCGCCGCGGACCAGGCCGCCGTCGAGTCCTGGTTGCGCGAACACGGCGACGACCTCATCGGCTGGCGCCGCCACATCCACGCCAATCCGGAACTGTCCCGGGCCGAGCACGCGACCACCGAATTCGTCGAGTCGTGGCTGGTCAAGGCCGATCTGGAACCGCGGATACTGCCCACCGGCAACGGCCTGATCTGCGATATCGGCCCGTCCGGCCCGAGGCTCGCGCTGCGGGCCGATATGGACGCGCTGCCGCTGCAGGAGTACACCGGCCGCCCGTTCGCCTCGACCGTGCCCGGAGTGTCGCACGCCTGCGGTCACGACGCGCACACCGCGATCCTGCTCGGCACCGCACTCGCGCTGGCCGAACTCGACGAGCTGCCGGTGGGGGTGCGGCTGGTGTTCCAGCACGCCGAGGAGGTCATGCCCGGCGGCGCCATCGACATGGTCGCCGCGGGTGCGATGGACGATGTCTCGCGGGTCTTCGCACTGCACTGCGATCCGCGGCTCGAGGTCGGCCGGATCGGTGTCCGGGTCGGCGCGATCACCTCCGCCGCCGACACCGTCGAACTCGTGCTGGACTCGCCGGGCGGGCACACCTCGCGGCCGCATCTGACCAGCGATCTGGTCTACGCCATCGGCACGGTCATCACCGGACTTCCCGGACTGCTGAGCCGCCGCATCGATCCGCGGACCAGCACGGTCATGGTGTGGGGTGCGGTGTCGGCGGGGAAGGCGCCCAATGCCATTCCCCAGACCGGCATGCTCACCGGAACCGTCCGCACCGGCGATCACGCCACCTGGTCGCTGCTCGAGCCGATGGTTCGTGAGATCGTCGACGGCCTGCTCGCGCCGACCGGTGTGCGGTACCAGCTGAACTACAAACGCGGGGTCCCGCCGGTGGTCAACGACGAATTCTGCACCCGGATGTTCGAGGACGCGATTCTCGGGCTGGGTCCGGACGCCCTGTCGGACACCCCGCAGTCCGGCGGTGGCGAGGACTTCTCCTGGTACCTCGAGGAGGTGCCGGGAGCGATGGCCCGCCTGGGCGTGTGGTCGGGGGAGGGCCCGCAACTGGACATCCACCAGCCGACCTTCGACATCGACGAGCGCGCACTGGCCGCCGGAGTCCGGGTGCTGACCAATCTGGTGCTCCAGGCACGCTGACCGGAATCGGCCCGCCGGAACTCCGGCGGGCCGCCGGATCACATCGAGCCGAAGGTTCCCGGCCCCACGTTGCGGCTGTTCCGGGTGCGCAGTGCGTGCACGTATTCGGATGGGGCACCGGCCTTTTCGGCCGCATCGGCGATCACGCCGATATAGCGCGCCGAGGGCAGGCCGCCCTCGTAGGCATCCAGCACGTACAGCCACGCCAGGACCGGCTGGCTGCCGCTGCCCGAATTCGGCGTGACCCGCAGGCGGAGCTTCTTGTGGATGCCGAAATCCGAGCCCTCCCACCGGTCGAGGCTGTCCTCGTCCTCGGCGGAGACGTCGTAGAGCACGACGAAGACCCGGGAACCGGGATCCTCGACGACTTGCGCCAGCGGCCCCTCCCAGCCGATGTCGTCGCCGGCGAAGGTCAGGCGCCACCCCTCCAGCCAGCCCGTTCCGTAGACGGGGGAGTGCGGACAGCGCTTGAGCATCTGCTCCGGATCCATATTGGATCCGTAGGCGGCGTATATCGGCACCAGGCAAGAGTATCGAATGTAGGGACAGCTTGTTTCGAACCGGCCGGGTTCGGGCGCCGAAGGTGTCCGCGGATGCCCGGCACATGTCCGGCGTTTTACGAGAAGGTGACACGCGCAACCCCAGCCGTGATGCGGTCAAAACTGTGGGGAACAGGACCGATAACGTTGACGGCAGTGCCGGAGATCCCGGCCGCACGCACTCGATAGCGGAGGTACACATGGCCCGCATAGCAATCATCGGGGGTGGCCCCGCCGGCTACGAGGCGGCATTGGTGGCGGCTCAGCACGGAGCCACGGTCACCGTGATCGACTCCGACGGTATCGGTGGCGCGTGCGTGCTGTGGGATTGTGTTCCGTCCAAGACCTTCATCGCCTCGACCGGGGTGCGCACCGATCTGCGCCGGGCCCGGGATCTGGGCATCACGGTGCACATGGCGCAGGCCCAGGTGCGGCTGTCGGAGGTCAACTCGCGGGTCAAGGCGCTGGCGCAGGCGCAGTCGTCGGATATCCGCTCCAAACTGCAGGCCGCCGGGGTCACCATTCTCAACGGCAGCGGCAGGCTGATCGATCAGATCCCCGGCCTGGCCACCCATCTGGTGCGCGCGACCCTCGCCGACGGCACCGAACGGGTGATGGAGGCCGAGGTGGTGCTGATCGCCACCGGCGCCAGCCCGCGGGTGCTGCCCGGCGCCGAACCCGACGGGGAGCGCATCCTCACCTGGCGCCAGCTCTACGACATCCCCGAGCTGCCGGAGACGCTGGTGGTGGTCGGATCCGGCGTCACCGGCGCCGAATTCGTCTCCGCCTACACCGAAATGGGCGTCAAGGTGAAGCTGGTGTCCAGCCGCGACCGGATGATGCCCGGTGAGGACGCCGACGCCGCCCTGGTCCTCGAGGACGCCCTCGCCGAACGCGGTGTGGAGCTGGTGAAGCAGGCCCGCGCCGACGCCGTCGAGCGCACCGCCGACGGGATCGTGGTGAAACTGTCCGACGGGCGCACGGTCACCGGCACCCACGCGCTGATGACCGTCGGATCCACGCCCAACACCCACGATCTGGGGCTGGAGCGGATCGGCATCGAACTCGATCGCGGAGGGTATCTGCGGGTGGACCGGGTCTCGCGCACCGCGGTGCCCGGAATCTACGCCGCCGGTGACTGCACCGGACTCCTGCCGCTGGCCTCGGTCGCGGCCATGCAGGGCCGGATCGCGATGTACCACGCACTCGGCGAGGGCGTGGTCCCGATCCGGTTGAAGACGGTCGCCTCGGCGGTCTTCACCCGGCCCGAGATCGCGACCGTCGGTGTCAGCCAGACCGCCATCGACAACGGTGAGGTCCCCGCCCGCACGGTGATGCTGCCGCTCAACACCAACCCGCGCGCCAAGATGTCGGGACTGCGCCGCGGTTTCGTGAAGATCTTCTGCCGCCCCGCCACCGGCGTCGTGATCGGCGGCGTCGTGGTCGCCCCCATCGCCTCGGAACTGATCCTCCCGATCGCCATCGCGGTCCAGAACAACCTGACCGTGAACGACCTGGCCCAAACCTTCTCGGTGTACCCGTCACTGTCCGGATCGGTCACCGAGGCCGCCCGCCAACTGATGCGCCACGACGACCTGGACTGACAGCTCTCAACCTCCCTGTCATGCAGGGTTTTCCAACCGTTCGTGTGACCTTCCCAGCGATGCGAAACATCTTTGTTGCCTGAAACATGTTCGTGTGGTTCACTTCCCGCAGAGATGTCGTTATCGGGCGGTTGACGGGATCCATGTGCGGGGGGAATTCACCTTTCCGGGCCGGGAATCCGTGGCCGGTTTCGCGGGCCGCAGCAGGGTGCGGACCGGACATCGATGAGGGATAGATGAGCCGGTCTCATCGGACGGCGGCAGCCGGGCCGGTGGCCGGGCTCTGGAAAGGGACTGCGAGACAGTGAAACATCGTAAGCCGGGTCGGCCGCAGCAGCGCGGGCTGGCCGCGACGTCGTTGCCACTGGCCACCGCCGCCGTCGTGGCGACCATCCTCGCATCGGGGACGGCGGCCGCCGCGCCGACGGAACAGCCGACCGTGCCGACCACTCCCGCGCAGCCGGGCGCGACCGACGAGGCGCCCGCGCAGGACGGCAACACCGATTCGCCGAACGGCCAGAACACGCCGAACGGCCAGAACACGCCGAACGGTCAGAACACGCCGGGCGCCGAGCAGAACGGCCCGCAGCAGAACGGCAACACCCAGCCGGGTGTCACCACTCCGGGACAGCCGGGCACCACCGCTCCGCGGCCGGGCGGAACCACGCCGCAGCCGGGCGTCACCACTCCGAACCAGAACGGCCCGAAGCCGGGCCAGGGCTCGACCCAGCCGGGCGTCACGGCGCCGCGGGTGGCGCCGCTGCCGGTGCCGGGGCAGGGCAACCAGGTCGCCCCGGCCGGTACTCCGGATCAGCACAACCCGAACGATCAGGCCGATCAGCTGAAGCCGGGACAGCAGCCGGATCAGTCGGTGGTGACCCCGAACGGGCCACTGCCGCAACAGAACAACAACCAGATGGACACGCTGCGCGGGCAGCAGGGCAGCGATCACTCCGCCGAGCAGGCGCAGTGGACCTCGCCGAGCCTGCAGGCCGCCCCGGCCGCCCCGGTGGTCCAGATGAACGGCCCGCACACCGAGGTCGGCGCCAATGTCGACGGTGGCGCGCTGCTGCCGGGCTACGTCGCCAACACCCACCACTTCAGCAACCTCGACGGCTACGTCGGCACGGTCGGGTACAACACCCCGAACGGTGTGGGTGACGCGGGTGTCTCGGTGGAGTTCGTCGAGGCGAACAAGATCAAGGTCACCTCGTACACCCATGCGACCGGATTCGACGACCTGAAGTCGGAGAACT
Encoded here:
- a CDS encoding enoyl-CoA hydratase-related protein, translated to MPYLDRDGDVFVLYLGNEGQTDSENRFHPDWIDEFHARLDEVEAVEGQAALVTVATGKYFSNGLDTDWLFGNMDRMHWYLDRVHSMFTRLLTFGMPTVAALNGHAFGAGAMLATSQDFRVMRADRGYWCLPEVHLGMPFTVAMNALVTERLTNQVALEAMTTGRRYGAADAIAAGIVDQQADADRVLADAVARAAALAGNRKPNLPVIKRALHHRALVGLNTATTPENLAFG
- a CDS encoding M20 family metallopeptidase; this translates as MPRSADDRIAAADDAVSAAEPELIALSHSIHAEPELAFAEFRSVHKTLIPLRERGFHIETPVADLDTAFVATYGSGELVVGICAEYDALPEIGHACGHNIIAASAVGAALALAAVADRCAITVKVFGTPAEESGGGKVLMLERGVFDGVAMAMMVHPGPFDIVAARSLALADLSVTFHGREAHASAAPEYGRNAGDAATVAQVALGLLRQHLRPGQQLHGIVESGGVAPNIVPGFAELLYYLRADDSASLDDLRQRASACFEAGALATGCTHEIRALAPTYTELTPDPALLCVYREQIIGMGRTPLAPELEAARPLGSTDMGNVTNAIPGIHPVIGIEANGAVTHQREFAAAAVTSSADLAVIDGARALARTAIRIAGDQFHRDRLLGRSIRRQEDIR
- a CDS encoding M20 family metallopeptidase; the encoded protein is MREHGDDLIGWRRHIHANPELSRAEHATTEFVESWLVKADLEPRILPTGNGLICDIGPSGPRLALRADMDALPLQEYTGRPFASTVPGVSHACGHDAHTAILLGTALALAELDELPVGVRLVFQHAEEVMPGGAIDMVAAGAMDDVSRVFALHCDPRLEVGRIGVRVGAITSAADTVELVLDSPGGHTSRPHLTSDLVYAIGTVITGLPGLLSRRIDPRTSTVMVWGAVSAGKAPNAIPQTGMLTGTVRTGDHATWSLLEPMVREIVDGLLAPTGVRYQLNYKRGVPPVVNDEFCTRMFEDAILGLGPDALSDTPQSGGGEDFSWYLEEVPGAMARLGVWSGEGPQLDIHQPTFDIDERALAAGVRVLTNLVLQAR
- a CDS encoding gamma-glutamylcyclotransferase, translating into MPIYAAYGSNMDPEQMLKRCPHSPVYGTGWLEGWRLTFAGDDIGWEGPLAQVVEDPGSRVFVVLYDVSAEDEDSLDRWEGSDFGIHKKLRLRVTPNSGSGSQPVLAWLYVLDAYEGGLPSARYIGVIADAAEKAGAPSEYVHALRTRNSRNVGPGTFGSM
- a CDS encoding NAD(P)H-quinone dehydrogenase; protein product: MSGVLREGDTRNPSRDAVKTVGNRTDNVDGSAGDPGRTHSIAEVHMARIAIIGGGPAGYEAALVAAQHGATVTVIDSDGIGGACVLWDCVPSKTFIASTGVRTDLRRARDLGITVHMAQAQVRLSEVNSRVKALAQAQSSDIRSKLQAAGVTILNGSGRLIDQIPGLATHLVRATLADGTERVMEAEVVLIATGASPRVLPGAEPDGERILTWRQLYDIPELPETLVVVGSGVTGAEFVSAYTEMGVKVKLVSSRDRMMPGEDADAALVLEDALAERGVELVKQARADAVERTADGIVVKLSDGRTVTGTHALMTVGSTPNTHDLGLERIGIELDRGGYLRVDRVSRTAVPGIYAAGDCTGLLPLASVAAMQGRIAMYHALGEGVVPIRLKTVASAVFTRPEIATVGVSQTAIDNGEVPARTVMLPLNTNPRAKMSGLRRGFVKIFCRPATGVVIGGVVVAPIASELILPIAIAVQNNLTVNDLAQTFSVYPSLSGSVTEAARQLMRHDDLD